The following proteins are encoded in a genomic region of Cyanobacteriota bacterium:
- the ispG gene encoding (E)-4-hydroxy-3-methylbut-2-enyl-diphosphate synthase, translating to MQTLDSPPASTAQSPAFDTIIHRRKTRPVQVGSVTIGGNNPIVVQSMINEDTLDIDGSVAAIRRLHEIGCEIVRVTVPSLAHAHAMAEIKAKLAATYQPVPLVADVHHNGMKIALEVAKHVDKVRINPGLYVFEKPKADRTSYTQAEFDEIGEKIRETLEPLVVFLRDQGKAMRIGVNHGSLAERMLFTYGDTPEGMVESALEFIRICESLDFRNLVISLKASRTPVMIAAYRLMVKRMDELGMDYPLHLGVTEAGDGEYGRIKSTAGIATLLADGIGDTIRVSLTEPPENEIPVCYGILQALGLRKTMVEYVACPSCGRTLFNLEEVLHKVREATKHLTGLDIAVMGCIVNGPGEMADADYGYVGKTPGYISLYRGREEIKRVPEDQGVEELINLIKADGRWVDP from the coding sequence ATGCAAACTCTAGACTCTCCCCCCGCTTCTACCGCTCAGTCGCCTGCGTTTGATACCATCATCCATCGCCGCAAAACTCGCCCCGTGCAGGTCGGCTCAGTAACGATCGGCGGCAACAACCCTATTGTTGTTCAATCCATGATTAACGAAGACACCTTGGATATTGATGGCTCTGTTGCTGCCATTCGCCGTCTACACGAGATTGGCTGTGAAATTGTGCGGGTAACTGTGCCTAGCCTCGCCCATGCCCATGCCATGGCAGAGATCAAAGCTAAGCTAGCAGCAACCTACCAGCCAGTGCCTCTAGTAGCTGATGTCCACCACAATGGCATGAAAATTGCGCTCGAAGTTGCCAAGCACGTTGACAAGGTACGGATTAACCCTGGATTGTACGTGTTTGAAAAGCCCAAGGCCGATCGCACCAGCTATACCCAAGCTGAGTTTGATGAGATTGGCGAGAAAATTCGCGAAACTTTAGAACCCTTAGTGGTTTTCCTACGGGATCAAGGCAAGGCAATGCGAATTGGGGTCAATCATGGCTCTCTAGCCGAGCGGATGCTGTTCACCTACGGTGATACCCCCGAAGGCATGGTGGAATCTGCCCTAGAGTTCATCCGCATCTGTGAATCCCTCGATTTCCGTAACCTGGTGATTTCCCTCAAGGCTTCTCGCACCCCAGTCATGATTGCAGCCTATCGCCTGATGGTCAAGCGCATGGATGAATTGGGAATGGACTATCCTCTGCATTTAGGCGTAACGGAAGCAGGGGATGGTGAATATGGACGCATCAAATCTACTGCTGGGATCGCTACCTTGCTGGCCGATGGCATTGGTGATACCATTCGCGTTTCCCTAACGGAACCCCCAGAAAACGAGATTCCTGTCTGCTATGGGATTCTCCAGGCCTTAGGGCTGCGAAAAACCATGGTTGAGTATGTTGCCTGTCCATCCTGTGGACGTACCCTGTTCAACCTAGAAGAAGTGTTGCACAAAGTTCGAGAGGCCACTAAACACCTGACTGGTCTTGATATTGCTGTCATGGGTTGCATTGTCAATGGCCCAGGCGAAATGGCTGACGCTGACTATGGATACGTGGGTAAAACTCCAGGGTATATTTCTCTCTATCGAGGTCGCGAGGAAATTAAGCGCGTGCCCGAAGATCAGGGCGTAGAAGAATTGATTAACTTGATCAAGGCTGATGGTCGCTGGGTTGAT
- a CDS encoding DUF948 domain-containing protein produces the protein MLDPLFFLGLSILLVAVSLTAVLVIALPTMLELARAARSVEKLADTLMRELPPTLEAIRLTGLEISDLTGDVSQGVQHAGRVVKRVDDGLTTARSQASRLQITTRSFLVGARAAWNSLVRSRSPRRASRRSRSLTHQHCPVADAANPTPPSRQLPKPAEDSHPAPQRTPSVDC, from the coding sequence TTGCTAGATCCATTATTTTTTCTAGGACTATCTATTCTCTTGGTTGCTGTCAGCCTCACGGCAGTCTTAGTGATTGCCTTGCCCACGATGCTAGAGTTAGCCCGTGCAGCACGCAGTGTAGAGAAACTAGCTGACACATTAATGCGGGAATTACCACCCACCCTAGAGGCCATTCGGCTAACGGGCTTAGAAATTAGTGACTTGACTGGTGATGTGAGTCAAGGCGTGCAACATGCAGGTCGAGTTGTAAAGCGCGTTGATGATGGCCTCACGACCGCTCGTAGCCAAGCCTCACGATTGCAAATTACCACGCGCAGCTTCTTGGTAGGAGCACGAGCAGCCTGGAATAGTCTGGTGCGGAGCAGATCACCTCGCCGGGCATCCCGACGATCGCGCTCTTTAACCCACCAGCATTGTCCTGTGGCAGATGCAGCCAATCCTACTCCACCGAGTCGTCAGCTACCTAAACCCGCCGAAGACAGTCATCCCGCGCCCCAGCGAACTCCATCGGTTGACTGTTAA
- a CDS encoding YtxH domain-containing protein, with amino-acid sequence MSNNRSGGFIGGLLLGTAIGVVTGLLIAPRSGRETRQFLRKSASALPELAEDLSTTVQLQADRLSESALRRWDDTLARLKDALAVGLSAGLREHHTLTETNRDRDRTR; translated from the coding sequence ATGTCAAACAATCGGTCAGGAGGATTCATTGGCGGCTTGCTGCTAGGCACCGCGATCGGGGTAGTCACTGGACTCCTCATTGCCCCTCGCAGCGGTCGTGAAACTCGTCAGTTCTTGAGAAAATCAGCTAGTGCTCTGCCAGAGCTAGCCGAAGATTTGTCTACTACGGTGCAATTACAAGCTGATCGCCTCTCGGAGTCGGCCCTGCGGCGCTGGGACGATACCCTAGCTCGTCTCAAGGACGCGCTCGCCGTCGGCCTATCTGCTGGATTGCGCGAACACCATACCCTTACGGAAACTAATCGCGATCGTGACCGTACTAGGTAA